GCGGTTAGTCGGGGTCCGACTCGGACCGCGCTGGAATCCGGGTGTTTAGCTCGATCAGCGCGCCGGAGAGCGCCACCCCTGCGAGGTGGGAGTCCGCGTCGATGATCGAGCGGCGCACCGTCGCCCCCTCGAGCGTCGCGTCGGGGGGGACCACCGATCGCTCCACTGTGGCGTCGACGAGCGTCGCACCCGCCATCACGTAGACGTTCTCGCCGATCGTCGCGTTTGCGAGGGTCGCACTGTCGGCCACCAGTGAGTCCCTACCGAGGTGCCACGCGACGGCGTCGAGCTAGCTTGCGGGCGTGTCGGTGTCGAACCACGCCCCCTTGAATTACAGGGCACACTGACTCACCCGTGTCATCCAGCGCTCCGATCCTGGTCATACACCACGAGCTGCCTCGCCTCTCACTGCTTGAGTGGCGGTCTGTTGGCCCCTCGCGCGGAGCAGTCGGACCGACTGCCGATCGCGGTCGGCCGCGTCGGCTGCGGGCTGGATGGCTCCGCAACGCTGTCCATCCCGCGTGATGCGGGTGGATTCCGTCGTCGAAACCCTCCAAGCGAAAAACGCCGACGTTGTCGCCTACGACCCCGTTGCCACGGAGAACAGGACCGGTTCTCTGGCCTCGAGTACGCCACCAGCGCGGCCGAAGCCCATGGCGCCGTCGACGTCACCGACTGGGACGCGGTCGTCGCCCTTGACGACGCAGTCCAGCCCATGACGTATCCGGTGGTCGTCGACGGCCGCCGCAGCGACGAGCCCACGGGAGGCATCGTCTCCGCGGGGCTGACCCGGAAGGACCCCTGATGTGCCTCCGGGACCGCTCCAGGGAATCCATGCCGTCTAGCCGGTCTGACGCCCGTTCGAGTCCACACGCGGGAACAACGGGATTTTGCCGCTATCAGCAGCGATTACCGGTCGATTCGTTGGTATGCGGGTATGGCAACTGCCGACCCAGGAGAAGCGGATCCGCTTTCGCTCAGGGGCGTCGTTCCGCCGACAGTGACTGCGTTCGACGAAGAGGAGTCCGTCGATTACGATCGGACGGCAGCCCACGCTCGCTTCGTCGTCGATCGGGGCGTACACGCCGTCTTTCCGCTCGGGACCAACGGCGAATTTCCCCTCCTGACCCAGCAGGAACGCGGGCGCGTCGTCGAACGTGTGGTCGAAGCGGTCGACGGCGACGTTCCCGTGATTGCCGGTGTCGGCGCACCCAGCACGTATCAGACCGTCGCACACGCCGAACACGCCGAATCCGTCGGCGCTGACGGGGTGGTCGTCGTCACACCGTTTTATTATCCGCTGGACGAAACGGGCGCAATCGAGCACTATCGGCGGGTCGCAAACGCCGTTTCCGTTCCGGTGTACGTCTACCACATCCCGAGTCGAACAGGAAACGCGCTCTCTCACGACACGCTGACCGAACTCGTGGAGATCGACAACGTGGTCGGACTGAAGGATTCGAGCAAGGACGTGCCGTGGCTGGTCCAAACCATCGACGCCCACCCCGAACTCACCTATCTCTCGGGATCGGATTCGCTGCTCTACACGGGACTCGCAGTCGGGTGTAGCGGGATGGTGAGCGCCGTTGCAAACGTCTTCCCCGAACTCGTCGTCGAACTCTACGAGGCGTACACTGGCGGGGAGCGAAAACGGGCTCGTGAACTCCAGGGAACGGTTTTCTCCGTTCGGAATGCCCTGAAATCGGGCGGTGGATACATGGCCGGGGTAAAAACCGCGCTTTCGTTCAGGGACTTCGACGCCGGGCCGCTTCGGAGCCCGCTTCGTCGC
The nucleotide sequence above comes from Halosolutus halophilus. Encoded proteins:
- a CDS encoding dihydrodipicolinate synthase family protein, which produces MATADPGEADPLSLRGVVPPTVTAFDEEESVDYDRTAAHARFVVDRGVHAVFPLGTNGEFPLLTQQERGRVVERVVEAVDGDVPVIAGVGAPSTYQTVAHAEHAESVGADGVVVVTPFYYPLDETGAIEHYRRVANAVSVPVYVYHIPSRTGNALSHDTLTELVEIDNVVGLKDSSKDVPWLVQTIDAHPELTYLSGSDSLLYTGLAVGCSGMVSAVANVFPELVVELYEAYTGGERKRARELQGTVFSVRNALKSGGGYMAGVKTALSFRDFDAGPLRSPLRRMDETERAELRERLEALDLI